One window of the Bernardetia sp. genome contains the following:
- a CDS encoding M949_RS01915 family surface polysaccharide biosynthesis protein, with protein sequence MTRFNSLSRTSFYFCLLISLLFFTFGAKAQNTTSKKLSKEEINSIFTTERKADLAIHYPIFQVHTYSDKKGKYYIVLSEYLPADAKAKDAISKVQEVYIKYQDGKYTRISETNNHIREEQYETGVWFWTKFLSLEDLNSDGEVDPIIVFGSVGMNKYDDGRINFIIHHKEKKVMIYHQNGVLDSDRYTNVDASFYELPISIQNKVKEMMVNFENIEYAIFPAGWKEAMAKKRGYFDEN encoded by the coding sequence ATGACACGTTTTAATTCTCTATCAAGAACTTCTTTCTACTTTTGTCTTCTCATTAGTTTACTTTTTTTTACTTTTGGTGCAAAAGCTCAAAACACAACCAGTAAAAAACTTTCTAAAGAAGAGATAAACTCAATCTTTACAACAGAACGAAAAGCCGATTTAGCTATCCATTATCCCATTTTTCAAGTTCATACTTATTCAGATAAAAAAGGGAAATATTATATCGTTTTATCAGAATATTTACCTGCTGATGCCAAAGCAAAAGATGCTATTAGCAAAGTTCAGGAAGTGTATATTAAATATCAAGACGGAAAATATACTAGAATATCCGAAACTAATAATCATATTAGGGAAGAACAATACGAAACGGGTGTCTGGTTTTGGACAAAGTTTCTAAGTTTAGAAGACTTGAATAGTGATGGGGAAGTTGACCCAATTATAGTATTTGGAAGTGTTGGAATGAATAAATATGATGATGGTAGAATAAACTTTATTATTCATCATAAGGAAAAGAAAGTCATGATTTATCATCAAAATGGAGTACTAGACTCTGATAGATATACAAATGTAGATGCTAGTTTTTACGAATTACCTATTTCAATTCAAAACAAAGTAAAAGAAATGATGGTAAACTTTGAAAACATTGAATATGCTATCTTTCCAGCAGGTTGGAAAGAAGCTATGGCAAAAAAGAGAGGTTATTTTGATGAGAATTAA
- a CDS encoding carboxypeptidase-like regulatory domain-containing protein: MKKVILSLLFILSFSYATLGQILVKGKVISDYGALPGAIVQVKETDRSTITDIEGRFLITVENKDDILIFRCVGYETKEMTASKIGKNKNIVLLEQPVLDHPTISYPLIINYWSGVLYNPYGISISKTRRFYSLNFNIDFDFGYGTNFKENQDFYCKVGTDILKKVFYYKFQQTTFEDLDVKNIVTTHSLISKSNLKPIKTELLYGIGYQKFLWKGVENDKSTNFGVHLEVSKYIHLIRFCISAKSFYWQEYWAWEANLNRKFYYEKLELNTGISYRQIAQDFKEVNLTLGYIF, from the coding sequence ATGAAAAAAGTTATACTTTCTCTACTCTTTATTTTATCATTTTCTTATGCTACTTTGGGGCAGATTTTAGTAAAAGGGAAAGTCATAAGTGATTATGGAGCTTTACCTGGTGCTATTGTACAAGTAAAAGAAACAGATAGAAGTACAATAACTGACATTGAAGGAAGATTTTTAATTACTGTGGAAAATAAAGACGATATTTTAATATTTCGTTGTGTTGGTTATGAAACGAAAGAAATGACTGCTTCAAAAATAGGCAAAAATAAAAACATAGTTTTACTTGAGCAACCTGTGCTTGATCATCCTACAATTTCCTACCCTCTAATAATAAATTATTGGAGTGGCGTTCTCTACAATCCCTATGGTATCTCTATAAGCAAAACGAGGCGTTTTTATTCTCTCAACTTTAATATTGACTTTGACTTTGGATATGGCACAAACTTCAAGGAAAATCAAGATTTTTACTGTAAGGTAGGAACAGATATCCTAAAGAAGGTATTTTATTACAAGTTTCAACAAACCACTTTTGAAGATTTAGACGTAAAAAACATAGTTACCACCCACTCTTTGATAAGTAAGAGTAATTTAAAACCTATCAAAACTGAACTTTTATATGGAATTGGTTATCAAAAATTTTTATGGAAAGGAGTGGAAAATGATAAATCTACAAATTTTGGCGTTCATTTGGAAGTTTCAAAATACATACATCTTATACGATTTTGTATTTCAGCCAAATCCTTCTATTGGCAAGAATACTGGGCGTGGGAGGCAAATCTAAATAGAAAGTTTTATTACGAAAAACTAGAATTGAACACAGGAATTTCCTATCGCCAAATAGCACAAGACTTTAAAGAAGTCAATCTGACTTTGGGATATATATTTTGA